In the genome of Candidatus Hydrogenedentota bacterium, the window CGCAAGGCTGGGAAATCCGCCTTAAACATCCCAAAAGTTTCTCTTTCTACTTTATATTTTTTTATTTATCTTCGCGTCCGTCTTTTTCTTTTCAAACATAATATCATTAAAAGTTTTTAATAAATATGCAACTCATGAGCAAATGCAAATTGTTATTTACAACGCGCCTGTTAGGCGGTCGCCTGCCTAATGCCGCCTCTTACATCGTTGCCATTATCACATTATTAACTATTCTGTATTTTGTCTTCTGCCAAATATCAGGCCCTTCCTATGGGGGCATAGATAGTTTATATAATCTTGGCGTTGCCAAAAGAAGTGCCATGCCACAGAGTAAATATTTTCTTGAAACAAGCATGGTAACATTGATATATGAAAACACTGCTATTCCATCACCCGAACCTTCACGTCGGGGAATTTCCATTATCCTGCTGAAGTATTGGCAAAATATCAAGGGCGATTGGGATCCAAACTTAAGATTCCCACATCTATTTTGGGTTCTTGCATGGTTAATCGTGGGAATGTTACACCTCAAACAAACACAGGCAGGAATTGACACACGCCAAGAAAAGATTCAGGCTAGAAGCGGTTCTTTTATTTTATGGAAACAAGTCCTTTTTGCAACTCTTCTCACCACAAGTGCTTGGTCTGTTTGCATGTTAAGAGAGCAATATCTGGACGATATTCCTGGAGCCTTTTTTATTCTATGCGCTTCTTTCATTCTGTATCCAAATCCATGGAATATTCATCGTGCTTTCTTCGGAGGAATAATTACCGCTCTAGGGTTTGCACAAAAAGATTTTCTTTTTATTTGGCTTCCCATAACAATCACAACTTATTTTGTCTATTACTTTTTTTGCGGCAGAAAGCAAAGCCATAAGACATTACTTTCTACAATAGTTTTGTTTTGTTTGGGATATGCAATTCCATTTCTGATAAAAGCAACCTGGAATATTCATGATAATGGGGGCGTTTTTACAAATCCAGTTCAGCATTTTATCAGATTACTTTTCCATGCGGACCATTCAGAACACCTAAAACTTTTTTGGCCTTATTTCTTGTATAATGATTCCTCTTATACTTCTGCACTTGCTTTAAGCGGCGGCATGTACGCCATGTTAGCCAATTTAGTTACAAAAGCTCTCCCACTCTGCGTACTCGGTTTCATTTCTTTGTCTGGCGTATGGATATGGTGTATACCTGCAATGACAGATTATCTAATAAGGTGCAAAAACCGTTCTTTGCAGATGACTTGGACACATTGCATATTCTGGGTTTGCCTCGCCGCATATTACCTTTTTTGTTTTTGCGGGTTTGCTGAGGGAACTCAACTGCATTATTGGCCCGCTCCAATTGCATTCGCCTATATCATTGGCATAAACTCTTTTGAATCACTCTTTTTTGCGTTCCGAAAAAAAGCATTATTAGCCATCATTTTATTGCTTTTTTTGGGGGGAGCACTATGCCTTCACGCAAGTTCTCTTCCAAACAGATTCTTGGATAATATGCCTGAGAGCCTGTATGTCAATGAAGAAGGGTTGGCAGAAATATATAATATTGCCAGCACCGAGCATTCACGCATTATGATGCCCAGTTATTCGGCGATACACTATTACGTTAAGTACCCGGATCAGGAAATATTGATGATGTGGAATCAACTTGCCGATATTGACTTTGAGTTGGGCAAGAAACTGTTAGACATTTACGATATCGGTTTTGTTCTTGTTGACAAGCAATTCACTTTTGCGAATGCAGACATCCTTCAAGACCGGCTGCCGAAATGGTCCTATATTCCAGAAAACGGCTTTGATATCAATGACGATCGCTGGATTCTATACCGTCGAAACGTCCAGAAACAATGACATTTAGGCAATAGGCTTTGGGGGCATTTCTTTGTGTCACGTGTTATGATTCACGTAACTTCAGTTCCCGCTTCAGTATCTTGCCTGTCGGCCCCTTCGGCAGGTCCTCCATCACTTCCACCTCTTTCGGCCACTTGTAGCGCGCGGTTCGGGACTGGAGATATTCGATGATTTCGTCCGGGGTCAGGGTCTGCCCGTCCTTCGGGGACACATAGGCCTTGACCTCCTCCCCGCGGGCCAGGTCGGGCAGTCCAACCACGGAGGCCTCGCGCACCTTGGGGTGCTGGTACAGCACCTCCTCTATTTCGCGGGGATAGATGTTCATGCCGCCCCGGATGATGAGGTCCTTCTTCCGGTCAATGATGTAAAAATAGCCCGCCTCGTCCTGTTTCCCCACATCGCCCGTGTGGAACCAGCCGTCCACAATGGCGGACGCGGTGGCCTTGGGGTTGTTGAGATAGCCCTTCATGACGTTGTGCCCGCGAATGACAATCTCCCCCACCTCGCCCTGCTCGGCAAATGTCCCGTCGTCGCGGATGATGCGCATTTCCACGCCCCATATGGGCCGCCCGATGGAGCCGACCCGGACCTCCTCCCCCGACATGGTGAACGACGCCACCGGACTGGTCTCGCTGAGGCCGTAGCCCTCCTGCACGGTGATGCCGTAGCGCTCATGGAAGCGGCGGTGCACCTCCTCGGGCAGCGCCGCACCCCCGGAAATCGCCACGCGCACGCTGGAAAAATCATAGTCCGCCCAGCGCTCGTTGCTGAGGATGAAAAAGTACATGGTGGGCACCAGGGCTATCATTGTCACCTTGTCCCGCGCAATCACCTGCATCGCCTTCTCCGTCTCA includes:
- a CDS encoding long-chain fatty acid--CoA ligase codes for the protein MLNLAHFLDETAVKKPGHIAAKLDDLELTYGQLAAMARKTANMLRSLGVAKGDKVAMMIPNTPHFPIIYYGILQCGAVVVPVNVLFQEDEIRHYLADSDAKVFLVFKMFEEQGRKAFQKVEGCGHLLVVSTPGDTSQPEVGENFMRLMAGAEDTFDTVQTMPDDTAVILYTSGTTGAPKGAELTHFNMFFNAYYAAREIIQAGPEDVALVTLPLFHSFGQTCLMNASIIAGVTMTMLPRFETEKAMQVIARDKVTMIALVPTMYFFILSNERWADYDFSSVRVAISGGAALPEEVHRRFHERYGITVQEGYGLSETSPVASFTMSGEEVRVGSIGRPIWGVEMRIIRDDGTFAEQGEVGEIVIRGHNVMKGYLNNPKATASAIVDGWFHTGDVGKQDEAGYFYIIDRKKDLIIRGGMNIYPREIEEVLYQHPKVREASVVGLPDLARGEEVKAYVSPKDGQTLTPDEIIEYLQSRTARYKWPKEVEVMEDLPKGPTGKILKRELKLRES